One Euphorbia lathyris chromosome 1, ddEupLath1.1, whole genome shotgun sequence DNA segment encodes these proteins:
- the LOC136212319 gene encoding probable calcium-binding protein CML46 has product MQKTEILYMLFDVLLFGAFFNRVVNIQKLFSRLWFSLRYQISFNVQEEKNQKQQESSSPEVPTSFSDERVIRREEVEMVMERLGFFCSTESEKLKESMGFDELSKLFDEKEPSLEELKESFDVFDVNRDGFIDAEELQRVIRLLELKERTDVESCRRMIRNFDKNGDGRIDFNEFVKFMENNLS; this is encoded by the coding sequence ATGCAGAAAACTGAGATATTATACATGCTATTTGATGTTCTATTATTTGGAGCATTTTTCAACAGAGTAGTTAACATTCAGAAATTGTTCTCTAGATTATGGTTTTCCCTCCGCTATCAAATTAGCTTCAATGTACAAGAAGAAAAGAACCAGAAGCAGCAAGAATCATCATCACCTGAAGTCCCTACCAGCTTCTCCGATGAGAGAGTGATCAGAAGAGAAGAAGTAGAGATGGTCATGGAAAGATTAGGATTTTTTTGCAGCACAGAGAGCGAGAAGCTTAAAGAATCAATGGGTTTCGATGAACTTTCAAAGCTGTTTGATGAAAAGGAGCCTAGTTTAGAGGAACTTAAGGAATCATTTGATGTTTTTGATGTCAATCGAGATGGCTTTATTGATGCAGAGGAGTTGCAGAGAGTGATTCGTTTATTGGAATTAAAAGAACGAACTGATGTCGAAAGTTGCAGGAGAATGATCagaaattttgataaaaatggagATGGTAGGATAGATTTCAATGAATTTGTTAAATTCATGGAGAATAAcctttcttga